A window of Phenylobacterium sp. NIBR 498073 genomic DNA:
AACAGCGCGACCCGATCGCCGAACGCGCCGTCAGAATAGATCCGCCCGGTGTTGGCCAGGGTGATCACACCGCCGAAAAGGATATTCAGATCAACGGTGTCCATATTGACGCCGAATCTGGCGCCGGCCTTCAGAAACGCCATCACCTGCTCCCGTCGGTTCGCGCGCATGACGGGCTCGCCTCAAGCGTGCGTCAATGGTCAACGCGTGCAGGTGGCGCAGTGTTAAGATGAATTAGGAGTTCGGCCCCGCGCCCGCCGCCGCCAGCGAGGCCAGGGTATCGCGCACCGGGCTTTCGGGTTTCACCCGATCCCTTGCCCGCCCGCAGGTCGCTTCTCTGCCTGCTTGTAGACATCGGAGCGCAGCCATGGCCGCCAAACAACCGAACATCCTCGTCATCTGGGGCGACGACATCGGGCAATCGAACCTCAGTTGCTACACCCATGGCCTGATGGGCTACCACACGCCCAACATCGACCGCATCGCTAAGGAAGGCATGCTATTCACGGACAGCTACGGCGAGCAATCGTGCACGGCTGGCCGCTCCTCGTTCATCACCGGCCAGAGCGTCTACCGAACGGGCCTCTCCAAGGTCGGCATTCCCGCCGCGCCGGTCGGCATGAGCGAGCAGCTGGTGACCATCGCCGGGCTGCTCAAGAACCAGGGCTACGCGACCGGCCAGTTCGGCAAGAACCACCTGGGCGACCTGAACCACATGCTGCCCACCAACCACGGCTTCGACGAGTTCTTCGGCAACCTCTACCACCTCAACGCCGAGGAAGAGCCGGAGATGGACAACTACCCGACCGAGAAGGACTTCCCGAACTTTCGCAAGACCTTCGGACCGCGCGGCGTCGTGCACTCCTGGGCCACGGACAGGGACGATCCAACGGACGAGCCGCGTTGGGGCCGGGTCGGGAAGCAGAAGATCGAAGACACCGGGCCACTCAACAAGAAGCGCATGGAGACCTGCGACGACGAGTTCGTCGCGGCCGCCACCGACTTCATCAAGCGCGCCAACGCCGAGGGCAAGCCGTGGTTCGTGTGGCTGAACACGACCCACATGCACTTCATCACCCACACCAAGAAGGATAGCGTCGGTCAGGCAGGTCGCTGGCAGTCGCCCTATCACGACACCATGATCGACCATGACAAGAACGTCGGTCAGATGCTCGACCTGCTCGACGAGCTCGGCATAGCCGAGGACACCTTCGTCCAATACTCCACCGACAACGGCCCGCACCGCAACTCCTGGCCAGACGGCGGCATGACCCCGTTCCGCAGCGAGAAGAACACTAACTGGGAAGGCGCCTTCCGCATTCCACTGCTGGCCCGCTGGCCGGGTAAGATCGCGGCGGGGTCGGTCGCCAACGGCATCGTCCAGCACCACGACTGGCTGCCGACCTTCCTGGAGATGGCCGGCGCGCCCGATGTCGTCGACAAGCTGAAAACGGGCTACCAAGCCTGCGGGCGGACCTACAAAAACCACATCGACGGGGTCAGCCTGGCCTCCTACATCACCGGCAAGCAGAAGGAGTGCCCGCGCAACTTCTTCTTCTATTTCAGCGACGACGGCGACGTGCTCGGCCTGCGATACGACAACTGGAAGGTCGTATTCATGGAGCAACGTTGCCACGGCACCATGCAAGTCTGGGCCGAACCGTTCACGCGGCTGCGGTTGCCGAAGATCTTCAATCTACGCACCGACCCCTACGAGTTCGCCGATGTCACCTCGAACACGTACTGGGATTGGATGATCCACAACGCCTACTTCATCTACGCCGCCCAGGCGGCGATGGCGAAGTTCGTGGATTCGTTCGACGAATTCCCACCCGTTCAGCGGCCGAACACCTTCACGGTCGACGACGCGCTGGTGAAGATGACCGAGGCCGCAGGTTCATCCTGAGGCCGGCCAGGGCCAGGGCGGCGGATCTGGCGTCCGCCGCCTTGCGCCTGTCCGGCAAAGCTTCCATTCCGTAACGTCACTATCCGAACATCAGCCGGATGCTCGGGAGGAGACGAACGCCATGGACGCTGCTGCGATGAACGCCATGCTGGCTAGGCAGAAGGCCGCTCACCTGCGTGACGGAGAACCTTCGGCCCAGGTCCGCATCGACCGCATCGACCGGGCCATCGCCCTGCTGATCGACAACCGTGCAGCCATCGAGGATGCGATCAACCAGGACTTCGGCTCGCGCTCGCGCGAGGCGACCGCCTTCACTGACATCGCCGCCTCTATCGGCCCGCTCAAGCACGCCAAGGAAAACCTGGCCAAGTGGATGCGGCCCGAGAAGCGCAAGCCGACGCCGGCGATCCTCGGCCTGTTCGGCGCCAAGGCCGAGATCCGCTTCCAACCCAAGGGCGTGGTCGGGATCATCAGCCCCTGGAACTTCCCGGTGAACCTGACCTTCGGCCCGCTCGCCGGGGTGCTGGCGGCCGGCAACCGGGCGATGATCAAGCCGTCCGAGTTCACGCCCGCCACCTCTGAGCTGATGGCCAAGATGTTCGCCGGCGCCTTCTCGGAGGAGGAGATCGCGGTCGTCACCGGCGGCCCCGAGGTCGGCCAGGCGTTCTCGTCGCTGGCTTTCGACCACCTGATCTTCACCGGGGCGACGTCGATCGCGCGCCACGTGATGCGGGCGGCGGCCGAGAACCTCGTGCCCCTGACGCTGGAACTCGGCGGCAAGAGCCCGGTGATCCTCGGCAAATCGGCGGACCTCGAGGTCGCCTCGGCGCGGATCATGAACGGCAAGACGCTCAACGCCGGCCAGATCTGCCTGGCCCCGGACTACGTGCTGACGCCGCGCGAGAGCCTGGAGCCGTTCATCGCCGGGGCCCAGGCCTCGGTGTCGAAGATGTTCCCGACCCTGAAGGACAATCCCGACTACACCGCCATCGTCGCCCAGCGGCACTACGACCGGATCAAGGGCTACATCGACGAAGCCCGGGCCAAGGGCGCGCGGGTCATTGAGCTGAAGCCCGACGGCGAGGACCTGTCGCAACAGGAGCATCGCAAGATCGCCCCGACCCTGATCATCGATCCGAGCGACGACCTGAAGGTCATGCAGGAGGAGATCTTCGGCCCGGTGCTGCCAGTGAAGACCTATGGCGGCATCGATGAGGCCATCGCCTATGTGAACAAGGGCGAGCGTCCGCTGGGCCTCTACTATTTCGGCTCGGACGAGGCTGAACGCGAGAAGGTGCTCAGCGGCACGACCTCGGGCGGGGTGACGGTCAACGACGTCATCTTCCACGTGGCGCAGGAGAACCTGCCCTTCGGCGGCGTCGGGCCGTCAGGCATGGGCAGCTATCATGGGGTCGACGGCTTCCGCGAGTTCAGCCACGCCAAGTCGATCTACCGGCAGATCAAAGCCGACAAGCCGCTGCAGCAGATGCGTCCGCCGTACGGCCCGGCCATTCGCAAGTACCTGGACGGCCAATTGAAGCGCTGACGAAAGTCGCCAGCTCCGAATCGACGGAGCGGGCGGCGCTCGCCCCGGCGAGCGCGGCCCGGAGCGGCGAGTCGGATTCGCGGGCCTCGACCGGCGTGAACGTGCACACCAGTCCCCAGAC
This region includes:
- a CDS encoding arylsulfatase; amino-acid sequence: MAAKQPNILVIWGDDIGQSNLSCYTHGLMGYHTPNIDRIAKEGMLFTDSYGEQSCTAGRSSFITGQSVYRTGLSKVGIPAAPVGMSEQLVTIAGLLKNQGYATGQFGKNHLGDLNHMLPTNHGFDEFFGNLYHLNAEEEPEMDNYPTEKDFPNFRKTFGPRGVVHSWATDRDDPTDEPRWGRVGKQKIEDTGPLNKKRMETCDDEFVAAATDFIKRANAEGKPWFVWLNTTHMHFITHTKKDSVGQAGRWQSPYHDTMIDHDKNVGQMLDLLDELGIAEDTFVQYSTDNGPHRNSWPDGGMTPFRSEKNTNWEGAFRIPLLARWPGKIAAGSVANGIVQHHDWLPTFLEMAGAPDVVDKLKTGYQACGRTYKNHIDGVSLASYITGKQKECPRNFFFYFSDDGDVLGLRYDNWKVVFMEQRCHGTMQVWAEPFTRLRLPKIFNLRTDPYEFADVTSNTYWDWMIHNAYFIYAAQAAMAKFVDSFDEFPPVQRPNTFTVDDALVKMTEAAGSS
- a CDS encoding coniferyl aldehyde dehydrogenase; protein product: MDAAAMNAMLARQKAAHLRDGEPSAQVRIDRIDRAIALLIDNRAAIEDAINQDFGSRSREATAFTDIAASIGPLKHAKENLAKWMRPEKRKPTPAILGLFGAKAEIRFQPKGVVGIISPWNFPVNLTFGPLAGVLAAGNRAMIKPSEFTPATSELMAKMFAGAFSEEEIAVVTGGPEVGQAFSSLAFDHLIFTGATSIARHVMRAAAENLVPLTLELGGKSPVILGKSADLEVASARIMNGKTLNAGQICLAPDYVLTPRESLEPFIAGAQASVSKMFPTLKDNPDYTAIVAQRHYDRIKGYIDEARAKGARVIELKPDGEDLSQQEHRKIAPTLIIDPSDDLKVMQEEIFGPVLPVKTYGGIDEAIAYVNKGERPLGLYYFGSDEAEREKVLSGTTSGGVTVNDVIFHVAQENLPFGGVGPSGMGSYHGVDGFREFSHAKSIYRQIKADKPLQQMRPPYGPAIRKYLDGQLKR